From a region of the Sesamum indicum cultivar Zhongzhi No. 13 linkage group LG3, S_indicum_v1.0, whole genome shotgun sequence genome:
- the LOC105157729 gene encoding ABC transporter C family member 8-like isoform X3 produces the protein MGSWGKQFSSWGKISVLHGGILEMGWSGDFRTVLDCLNVFVAVVFYVVLIAKRKNCSRESRRDWFKVAVSGGCALVSLEYFGIVVYALVIKRKELSHLKWLVFFARGLIWITLSISVLVRGSKGIAILKSVWWIVFFLLVFALNVVELVELHRIQILELAPWLANLLLFVCGLRDLYQIVSQPALDNCFLEPLLVEESKDECVSLSQASFLSKLSFSWINPLLRLGNTKPLSLDDIPYLGLEDGAHMAYGKFNDVWCILEKEKGINSSKNFVFWAIAKVHWRSLVLAGSLAFFRTIAVVASPLLLYAFVKYSNLEMKNLKEGVSLVGCLVFLKVVESLSYRHFYFYSRRIGMRMRSALMVVVYQKQLKLSSGGRRRHSTGEIVNYIAVDAYRMGEFPVWLHVGWTSVVQIFLAIAVLSGVVGLGVLPGLVPFVICGLLNVPFAKLIQMYQTEFMIAQDKRLRSLSEILNNMKIIKLQSWESNFKSLIESFRKSEFKWLSKTQYMKAFNTLLYWMSPTIVPSVIFFGCVLFRSAPLDAGTVFTVLAALRSMSEPVRFLPEALSTLIQVKVSFDRINSFMLEDELKQEHLQTCPTGDSGLIVHIQGGCFSWDADTSTPTLSGVSLEARLGQKIAVCGPVGSGKSSLLYAILGEIPKKSGTVSVLGSVAYVSQVSWIQSGTVRDNILFGKPMEKNKYEEAIRVCALDKDIESFDYGDLTEIGQRGINMSGGQKQRIQLARAVYNDADIYLLDDPFSAVDAHTAAALFNDCVMTALAKKTVILVTHQVEFLNNVDNILVVEGGQVTQSGNYEELLVAGTTFEQLVSAHKGTIESFDASSGSNQNEHRAQHVDQLKQNNKSYDKEERDGEIRENKGIQLTEEEEKEVGDVGWKSFLDYIFISKGWAYFCSTTIAQLGFVAFQAAASFWLAFSIQNSKMSSVFIIEIYTLISLLSAVFVYLRALFAVLLGIKASGAFFSGFTNSIFNAPMLFFDSTPVGRILTRASSDLSVLDFDLPMAFVFVLAAATEMLATIGIMAFVTWQVFFVGIFAMVSSKYVQGYCQKSAGELMRINGTTKAPVMNYASETALGVATIRAFRMVDTFSLNYLKLVDMDAKVFLSSNATMEWLVLRTEALQNLTLFTAAIFLVLTPKGYIPPGLVGLSLSYAFALTSTQVFLSRWYSNLANYIVSVERIKQYMHIPAEPPARIEDKSPPTSWPPNGRIELLDLKIRYRPNAPIVLKGITCTFTEGTRVGVVGRTGSGKTTLISALFRLVEPYSGQIVIDGVDICSIGLKDLRLKLSIIPQEPTLFRGSIRTNLDPLGLYSDDEIWKVLEKCQLKSTITKLPNLLDSSVSDEGENWSLGQRQLFCLGRVLIKRNRILVLDEATASIDSATDAILQRIIREEFANCTVITVAHRVPTVIDSDMVMVLSYGKLVEYDEPSKLMETTSFFSKLVTEYWSSCRRD, from the exons ATGGGTTCATGGGGTAAGCAGTTTTCTTCATGGG GGAAAATTTCTGTGCTGCATGGAGGGATTCTTGAAATGGGATGGTCGGGCGATTTTAGGACCGTTCTTGATTGCTTGAACGTATTCGTGGCTGTTGTTTTTTATGTGGTTTTGAttgcaaaaaggaaaaattgttCAAGAGAGAGCAGAAGGGATTGGTTTAAGGTAGCTGTTTCAGGTGGTTGTGCTCTTGTGAGCTTAGAGTATTTTGGGATTGTTGTGTATGCTTTGGTAATTAAACGCAAGGAATTAAGTCATTTGAAGTGGCTAGTGTTCTTTGCTAGGGGGCTAATATGGATTACATTGAGTATTTCTGTGCTCGTACGAGGATCCAAAGGGATTGCTATTCTGAAATCTGTTTGGTGGATCGTGTTTTTTCTGTTGGTTTTTGCGTTAAACGTAGTAGAGTTGGTTGAATTGCACCGCATACAGATTCTAGAGCTTGCTCCTTGGCTTGCAAATTTGTTGCTTTTCGTTTGCGGTTTGAGGGATCTATATCAGATTGTATCTCAACCGGCCTTGGACAATTGCTTCTTGGAACCTCTGCTTGTTGAGGAGTCTAAGGATGAATGTGTCAGTTTAAGCCAAGCTTCATTTCTGAGTAAATTGTCGTTTTCTTGGATAAATCCTTTGCTTCGTTTAGGAAACACTAAGCCCTTAAGTCTTGATGACATTCCTTATCTGGGATTAGAAGATGGGGCTCATATGGCCTATGGGAAGTTTAACGACGTGTGGTGCATTcttgagaaagaaaagggcATAAACAGTTCCAAGAATTTCGTATTTTGGGCTATTGCAAAGGTTCACTGGAGGAGTTTGGTGCTGGCTGGAAGTTTGGCATTTTTTAGGACGATTGCAGTTGTGGCTAGTCCATTATTGCTTTATgcttttgttaaatattcaaatcttgagatgaaaaatttgaaagaggGTGTTTCCTTGGTGGGATGTTTGGTGTTTCTGAAGGTCGTCGAGTCTTTGTCCTATCgtcatttctatttttactcCAGAAGAATTGGAATGAGGATGAGATCAGCTCTGATGGTAGTTGTTTACCAGAAGCAGCTCAAGCTCTCGAGCGGTGGGAGACGAAGGCACTCAACTGGGGAGATTGTGAATTATATTGCAGTCGATGCTTATCGAATGGGAGAATTTCCAGTGTGGTTACATGTCGGGTGGACTTCAGTCGTTCAGATTTTTCTGGCTATAGCTGTTCTTTCAGGAGTCGTGGGCCTTGGCGTGCTTCCCGGCCTAGTACCATTCGTTATCTGTGGTCTCCTCAACGTGCCGTTTGCTAAACTAATTCAAATGTATCAGACTGAATTCATGATCGCTCAAGACAAGCGACTGAGGTCGTTGTCCGAGATTCTTAACAACATGAAAATAATCAAGTTGCAGTCGTGGGAATCGAATTTCAAGAGCTTGATCGAGTCCTTTCGAAAGAGCGAATTTAAATGGTTGTCCAAAACTCAGTACATGAAAGCATTTAACACACTTTTGTATTGGATGTCTCCAACAATTGTTCCTTCCGTCATTTTCTTCGGATGTGTGCTCTTCAGGAGTGCTCCATTGGATGCTGGCACTGTTTTTACAGTTTTGGCTGCATTAAGGAGCATGTCTGAGCCTGTCAGGTTCTTGCCAGAAGCTCTGTCCACTTTGATTCAGGTTAAGGTTTCCTTTGATAGGATTAACTCATTTATGCTTGAGGATGAACTCAAGCAAGAACATTTGCAAACATGTCCTACAGGAGATTCAGGCCTCATCGTTCATATACAAGGTGGTTGTTTCAGTTGGGATGCAGACACGTCTACTCCAACCCTGAGTGGAGTCTCATTGGAAGCAAGGCTAGGACAGAAGATTGCTGTTTGCGGGCCGGTTGGTTCTGGGAAGTCGTCACTTTTGTATGCAATCCTTGGcgaaataccaaaaaaatcagGAACT GTGAGTGTTCTTGGATCAGTGGCTTATGTTTCTCAAGTTTCTTGGATTCAGAGTGGGACTGTTCGTGACAACATACTCTTTGGAAAGCCTATGGAGAAGAACAAATACGAAGAAGCCATCAGAGTTTGTGCTCTAGACAAAGATATTGAGAGTTTTGATTATGGCGATCTCACTGAGATAGGCCAGAGAGGGATTAACATGAGTGGAGGACAAAAACAGAGAATTCAGCTTGCACGAGCTGTTTACAACGATGCTGATATTTATCTTCTTGATGACCCTTTCAGTGCAGTAGATGCACATACAGCAGCAGCTCTTTTCAAC GACTGCGTCATGACAGCTCTAGCAAAGAAGACGGTAATTCTTGTGACTCATCAAGTGGAATTCCTCAATAATGTCGATAACATTCTG GTTGTAGAAGGAGGACAAGTTACTCAATCAGGTAACTACGAGGAACTTCTGGTTGCTGGAACGACCTTTGAACAACTCGTTTCTGCTCATAAAGGCACCATAGAGTCATTCGATGCTTCATCTggttcaaatcaaaatgaacaTCGAGCACAACATGTCGATCAGCTAAAGCAGAATAATAAGTCTTATGATAAGGAAGAAAGAGACGGGGAAATTCGAGAGAACAAAGGGATACAGTTGACAGAGGAGGAAGAGAAGGAAGTAGGAGATGTGGGCTGGAAATCTTTCTTGGattacattttcatttcaaaggGATGGGCCTATTTTTGCTCCACCACAATAGCTCAGCTTGGTTTTGTTGCTTTTCAAGCAGCTGCAAGCTTTTGGCTAGCATTTTCCATTCAGAATTCCAAAATGAGCAGCGTCTTTATTATCGAAATTTACACTTTAATCTCATTACTTAGTGCagtttttgtatatttgaGAGCACTTTTTGCAGTTCTTTTAGGAATAAAAGCATCAGGAGCCTTTTTCTCTGGTTTCACCAACTCAATCTTCAATGCTCCCATGCTCTTCTTCGACTCCACCCCTGTCGGGAGGATACTAACGCGT GCCTCATCTGATCTAAGTGTGCTAGATTTTGACCTTCCCATGGCGTTCGTATTTGTACTGGCTGCCGCAACGGAGATGCTAGCAACAATTGGCATTATGGCTTTTGTCACATGGCAAGTTTTCTTTGTTGGCATATTCGCTATGGTATCTTCAAAATACGTTCAG GGGTACTGCCAAAAATCTGCTGGTGAGCTGATGAGAATCAATGGCACTACAAAAGCTCCTGTTATGAACTACGCATCTGAGACAGCACTAGGAGTTGCTACAATACGAGCATTCAGAATGGTCGATACATTTTCATTGAACTACCTAAAACTGGTCGATATGGATGCAAAAGTTTTCCTTTCATCAAACGCCACAATGGAATGGCTTGTTTTGAGAACCGAAGCGCTTCAAAATCTCACCCTTTTCACTGCTGCCATCTTTCTAGTTTTAACTCCCAAGGGTTACATTCCTCCAG GGCTCGTGGGACTCTCGCTTTCTTATGCATTTGCTCTAACCAGCACTCAGGTTTTTTTATCTAGATGGTATAGTAACTTAGCTAATTACATCGTCTCGGTGGAACGGATCAAACAATACATGCATATACCAGCGGAGCCTCCAGCAAGAATAGAAGACAAGAGCCCACCAACTTCATGGCCTCCAAATGGGAGAATAGAGCTGCTGGACCTAAAG ATACGGTATCGTCCTAATGCACCAATAGTGCTGAAAGGGATCACATGCACTTTCACAGAAGGGACTAGAGTGGGAGTGGTGGGGAGGACCGGAAGTGGGAAGACGACACTAATAAGTGCTTTGTTCCGTCTGGTTGAGCCTTACAGCGGGCAAATTGTGATAGACGGAGTTGATATTTGCTCCATAGGTCTCAAGGATTTAAGGCTGAAACTCAGCATCATTCCTCAAGAGCCGACTCTTTTTAGGGGTAGCATTCGGACTAACTTGGATCCACTAGGCCTTTACTCTGATGATGAGATATGGAAG gTCTTAGAGAAATGTCAGCTGAAGTCTACTATCACTAAACTCCCAAACTTGTTGGACTCTTCAG TGAGCGATGAAGGCGAGAACTGGAGCTTGGGGCAACGGCAGCTCTTCTGCCTCGGTAGAGTCCTTATAAAGAGGAACAGAATCCTAGTTCTTGATGAGGCAACAGCCTCAATCGACTCAGCCACGGATGCCATCCTGCAGAGAATAATCAGAGAGGAATTTGCTAACTGTACAGTGATAACCGTGGCTCACAGAGTTCCAACCGTAATAGACAGCGACATGGTCATGGTCCTCTCCTACG GGAAGTTGGTGGAGTATGATGAACCTTCAAAGCTTATGGAGactacttctttcttttccaagCTTGTGACAGAATATTGGTCAAGTTGCAGAAGGGATTAG
- the LOC105157729 gene encoding ABC transporter C family member 8-like isoform X4 produces the protein MGWSGDFRTVLDCLNVFVAVVFYVVLIAKRKNCSRESRRDWFKVAVSGGCALVSLEYFGIVVYALVIKRKELSHLKWLVFFARGLIWITLSISVLVRGSKGIAILKSVWWIVFFLLVFALNVVELVELHRIQILELAPWLANLLLFVCGLRDLYQIVSQPALDNCFLEPLLVEESKDECVSLSQASFLSKLSFSWINPLLRLGNTKPLSLDDIPYLGLEDGAHMAYGKFNDVWCILEKEKGINSSKNFVFWAIAKVHWRSLVLAGSLAFFRTIAVVASPLLLYAFVKYSNLEMKNLKEGVSLVGCLVFLKVVESLSYRHFYFYSRRIGMRMRSALMVVVYQKQLKLSSGGRRRHSTGEIVNYIAVDAYRMGEFPVWLHVGWTSVVQIFLAIAVLSGVVGLGVLPGLVPFVICGLLNVPFAKLIQMYQTEFMIAQDKRLRSLSEILNNMKIIKLQSWESNFKSLIESFRKSEFKWLSKTQYMKAFNTLLYWMSPTIVPSVIFFGCVLFRSAPLDAGTVFTVLAALRSMSEPVRFLPEALSTLIQVKVSFDRINSFMLEDELKQEHLQTCPTGDSGLIVHIQGGCFSWDADTSTPTLSGVSLEARLGQKIAVCGPVGSGKSSLLYAILGEIPKKSGTVSVLGSVAYVSQVSWIQSGTVRDNILFGKPMEKNKYEEAIRVCALDKDIESFDYGDLTEIGQRGINMSGGQKQRIQLARAVYNDADIYLLDDPFSAVDAHTAAALFNDCVMTALAKKTVILVTHQVEFLNNVDNILVVEGGQVTQSGNYEELLVAGTTFEQLVSAHKGTIESFDASSGSNQNEHRAQHVDQLKQNNKSYDKEERDGEIRENKGIQLTEEEEKEVGDVGWKSFLDYIFISKGWAYFCSTTIAQLGFVAFQAAASFWLAFSIQNSKMSSVFIIEIYTLISLLSAVFVYLRALFAVLLGIKASGAFFSGFTNSIFNAPMLFFDSTPVGRILTRASSDLSVLDFDLPMAFVFVLAAATEMLATIGIMAFVTWQVFFVGIFAMVSSKYVQGYCQKSAGELMRINGTTKAPVMNYASETALGVATIRAFRMVDTFSLNYLKLVDMDAKVFLSSNATMEWLVLRTEALQNLTLFTAAIFLVLTPKGYIPPGLVGLSLSYAFALTSTQVFLSRWYSNLANYIVSVERIKQYMHIPAEPPARIEDKSPPTSWPPNGRIELLDLKIRYRPNAPIVLKGITCTFTEGTRVGVVGRTGSGKTTLISALFRLVEPYSGQIVIDGVDICSIGLKDLRLKLSIIPQEPTLFRGSIRTNLDPLGLYSDDEIWKVLEKCQLKSTITKLPNLLDSSVSDEGENWSLGQRQLFCLGRVLIKRNRILVLDEATASIDSATDAILQRIIREEFANCTVITVAHRVPTVIDSDMVMVLSYGKLVEYDEPSKLMETTSFFSKLVTEYWSSCRRD, from the exons ATGGGATGGTCGGGCGATTTTAGGACCGTTCTTGATTGCTTGAACGTATTCGTGGCTGTTGTTTTTTATGTGGTTTTGAttgcaaaaaggaaaaattgttCAAGAGAGAGCAGAAGGGATTGGTTTAAGGTAGCTGTTTCAGGTGGTTGTGCTCTTGTGAGCTTAGAGTATTTTGGGATTGTTGTGTATGCTTTGGTAATTAAACGCAAGGAATTAAGTCATTTGAAGTGGCTAGTGTTCTTTGCTAGGGGGCTAATATGGATTACATTGAGTATTTCTGTGCTCGTACGAGGATCCAAAGGGATTGCTATTCTGAAATCTGTTTGGTGGATCGTGTTTTTTCTGTTGGTTTTTGCGTTAAACGTAGTAGAGTTGGTTGAATTGCACCGCATACAGATTCTAGAGCTTGCTCCTTGGCTTGCAAATTTGTTGCTTTTCGTTTGCGGTTTGAGGGATCTATATCAGATTGTATCTCAACCGGCCTTGGACAATTGCTTCTTGGAACCTCTGCTTGTTGAGGAGTCTAAGGATGAATGTGTCAGTTTAAGCCAAGCTTCATTTCTGAGTAAATTGTCGTTTTCTTGGATAAATCCTTTGCTTCGTTTAGGAAACACTAAGCCCTTAAGTCTTGATGACATTCCTTATCTGGGATTAGAAGATGGGGCTCATATGGCCTATGGGAAGTTTAACGACGTGTGGTGCATTcttgagaaagaaaagggcATAAACAGTTCCAAGAATTTCGTATTTTGGGCTATTGCAAAGGTTCACTGGAGGAGTTTGGTGCTGGCTGGAAGTTTGGCATTTTTTAGGACGATTGCAGTTGTGGCTAGTCCATTATTGCTTTATgcttttgttaaatattcaaatcttgagatgaaaaatttgaaagaggGTGTTTCCTTGGTGGGATGTTTGGTGTTTCTGAAGGTCGTCGAGTCTTTGTCCTATCgtcatttctatttttactcCAGAAGAATTGGAATGAGGATGAGATCAGCTCTGATGGTAGTTGTTTACCAGAAGCAGCTCAAGCTCTCGAGCGGTGGGAGACGAAGGCACTCAACTGGGGAGATTGTGAATTATATTGCAGTCGATGCTTATCGAATGGGAGAATTTCCAGTGTGGTTACATGTCGGGTGGACTTCAGTCGTTCAGATTTTTCTGGCTATAGCTGTTCTTTCAGGAGTCGTGGGCCTTGGCGTGCTTCCCGGCCTAGTACCATTCGTTATCTGTGGTCTCCTCAACGTGCCGTTTGCTAAACTAATTCAAATGTATCAGACTGAATTCATGATCGCTCAAGACAAGCGACTGAGGTCGTTGTCCGAGATTCTTAACAACATGAAAATAATCAAGTTGCAGTCGTGGGAATCGAATTTCAAGAGCTTGATCGAGTCCTTTCGAAAGAGCGAATTTAAATGGTTGTCCAAAACTCAGTACATGAAAGCATTTAACACACTTTTGTATTGGATGTCTCCAACAATTGTTCCTTCCGTCATTTTCTTCGGATGTGTGCTCTTCAGGAGTGCTCCATTGGATGCTGGCACTGTTTTTACAGTTTTGGCTGCATTAAGGAGCATGTCTGAGCCTGTCAGGTTCTTGCCAGAAGCTCTGTCCACTTTGATTCAGGTTAAGGTTTCCTTTGATAGGATTAACTCATTTATGCTTGAGGATGAACTCAAGCAAGAACATTTGCAAACATGTCCTACAGGAGATTCAGGCCTCATCGTTCATATACAAGGTGGTTGTTTCAGTTGGGATGCAGACACGTCTACTCCAACCCTGAGTGGAGTCTCATTGGAAGCAAGGCTAGGACAGAAGATTGCTGTTTGCGGGCCGGTTGGTTCTGGGAAGTCGTCACTTTTGTATGCAATCCTTGGcgaaataccaaaaaaatcagGAACT GTGAGTGTTCTTGGATCAGTGGCTTATGTTTCTCAAGTTTCTTGGATTCAGAGTGGGACTGTTCGTGACAACATACTCTTTGGAAAGCCTATGGAGAAGAACAAATACGAAGAAGCCATCAGAGTTTGTGCTCTAGACAAAGATATTGAGAGTTTTGATTATGGCGATCTCACTGAGATAGGCCAGAGAGGGATTAACATGAGTGGAGGACAAAAACAGAGAATTCAGCTTGCACGAGCTGTTTACAACGATGCTGATATTTATCTTCTTGATGACCCTTTCAGTGCAGTAGATGCACATACAGCAGCAGCTCTTTTCAAC GACTGCGTCATGACAGCTCTAGCAAAGAAGACGGTAATTCTTGTGACTCATCAAGTGGAATTCCTCAATAATGTCGATAACATTCTG GTTGTAGAAGGAGGACAAGTTACTCAATCAGGTAACTACGAGGAACTTCTGGTTGCTGGAACGACCTTTGAACAACTCGTTTCTGCTCATAAAGGCACCATAGAGTCATTCGATGCTTCATCTggttcaaatcaaaatgaacaTCGAGCACAACATGTCGATCAGCTAAAGCAGAATAATAAGTCTTATGATAAGGAAGAAAGAGACGGGGAAATTCGAGAGAACAAAGGGATACAGTTGACAGAGGAGGAAGAGAAGGAAGTAGGAGATGTGGGCTGGAAATCTTTCTTGGattacattttcatttcaaaggGATGGGCCTATTTTTGCTCCACCACAATAGCTCAGCTTGGTTTTGTTGCTTTTCAAGCAGCTGCAAGCTTTTGGCTAGCATTTTCCATTCAGAATTCCAAAATGAGCAGCGTCTTTATTATCGAAATTTACACTTTAATCTCATTACTTAGTGCagtttttgtatatttgaGAGCACTTTTTGCAGTTCTTTTAGGAATAAAAGCATCAGGAGCCTTTTTCTCTGGTTTCACCAACTCAATCTTCAATGCTCCCATGCTCTTCTTCGACTCCACCCCTGTCGGGAGGATACTAACGCGT GCCTCATCTGATCTAAGTGTGCTAGATTTTGACCTTCCCATGGCGTTCGTATTTGTACTGGCTGCCGCAACGGAGATGCTAGCAACAATTGGCATTATGGCTTTTGTCACATGGCAAGTTTTCTTTGTTGGCATATTCGCTATGGTATCTTCAAAATACGTTCAG GGGTACTGCCAAAAATCTGCTGGTGAGCTGATGAGAATCAATGGCACTACAAAAGCTCCTGTTATGAACTACGCATCTGAGACAGCACTAGGAGTTGCTACAATACGAGCATTCAGAATGGTCGATACATTTTCATTGAACTACCTAAAACTGGTCGATATGGATGCAAAAGTTTTCCTTTCATCAAACGCCACAATGGAATGGCTTGTTTTGAGAACCGAAGCGCTTCAAAATCTCACCCTTTTCACTGCTGCCATCTTTCTAGTTTTAACTCCCAAGGGTTACATTCCTCCAG GGCTCGTGGGACTCTCGCTTTCTTATGCATTTGCTCTAACCAGCACTCAGGTTTTTTTATCTAGATGGTATAGTAACTTAGCTAATTACATCGTCTCGGTGGAACGGATCAAACAATACATGCATATACCAGCGGAGCCTCCAGCAAGAATAGAAGACAAGAGCCCACCAACTTCATGGCCTCCAAATGGGAGAATAGAGCTGCTGGACCTAAAG ATACGGTATCGTCCTAATGCACCAATAGTGCTGAAAGGGATCACATGCACTTTCACAGAAGGGACTAGAGTGGGAGTGGTGGGGAGGACCGGAAGTGGGAAGACGACACTAATAAGTGCTTTGTTCCGTCTGGTTGAGCCTTACAGCGGGCAAATTGTGATAGACGGAGTTGATATTTGCTCCATAGGTCTCAAGGATTTAAGGCTGAAACTCAGCATCATTCCTCAAGAGCCGACTCTTTTTAGGGGTAGCATTCGGACTAACTTGGATCCACTAGGCCTTTACTCTGATGATGAGATATGGAAG gTCTTAGAGAAATGTCAGCTGAAGTCTACTATCACTAAACTCCCAAACTTGTTGGACTCTTCAG TGAGCGATGAAGGCGAGAACTGGAGCTTGGGGCAACGGCAGCTCTTCTGCCTCGGTAGAGTCCTTATAAAGAGGAACAGAATCCTAGTTCTTGATGAGGCAACAGCCTCAATCGACTCAGCCACGGATGCCATCCTGCAGAGAATAATCAGAGAGGAATTTGCTAACTGTACAGTGATAACCGTGGCTCACAGAGTTCCAACCGTAATAGACAGCGACATGGTCATGGTCCTCTCCTACG GGAAGTTGGTGGAGTATGATGAACCTTCAAAGCTTATGGAGactacttctttcttttccaagCTTGTGACAGAATATTGGTCAAGTTGCAGAAGGGATTAG